TCAACAAGCGTAAACAAGTCAAACAGCAGCAATGACGACGCCTCGTGAAACTGGCTAATAAAAGACACGTTCACCTCCAGTTAAAGCACAGCCGTTGCAAATTTAAGCGGATgcttgaatttaaaaaagcctCGCTTTAGCAATTAGCATGCTAACTAGCACACATACCGAAAGAAATCTTTCAGCAGGAAATCAATGTTTTAATACTCGTCTCCGGCGTGGAAAAAAACCACATTAGATGCGTTCGTCgtgaaaaatgtgcaatgaaCATCATCTTACGTGGATTACACTGTTAAGTTGAGAGCAGACCGCGCTCCGGCTGCGGCTCGTGAGCGTAGTTCCGCCGCGAGAGGGCCGCCATAGTACGGCCACCGGAACAAGCGCTGCCGCGCGCGGACACACCGTTCCCCTTATGGAGGTATAAAGCTGGAGCAAACACACCCGAGAGAAAGCGGGCGGACCGCCATAGATGCCTTTAcattagggcagcaggtggcgtcgcATTTATCTACCTGAACCGGTTTCCTGGTGCAACTGGTGAGGTGTACCTCAGAGCACTGTACTTTCGTGTTACCCGATATGCAAATAATGCAAGTCACTTTGCACGAAAGAGTCAGCTAAGTAACAGAATAATAAAGACAAAGTCagaaaagtaacatttaaaacacacgaCGGTGAACCTTATGCAATTTGAAAGGTAAAAATTAGTTGTTCCTAATCACAAATTAAGTTTTTACACGAGTTAAAACTGTgtagtgaaacaaaacaaaaggtcaCACCGgtgaagtaaaataaattaatttttaggcCAATGGGACCCAAAACACTCTGAAATTGCTTTGGGTTTTGTGTACAACTAATAGTATTAATTTCAAagctggagattttttttttataacttaaATCCGAGTTAAACTGTAGAAGAAAACGGAAAATGTCAGCACTGTATGTTGCGGAGCCCATTTTACCGTGACGTCATAATCGACAAAAGAGCAAACACACGTTCTTTCAATTAATAGTGAACTTGTAATTATATATTATGACTTAGGATTCTGTAAGATCACTTTTCCTGTGGATTTTATTGTGGGAGGTCAAAATGATTTGCTCATCCTGTTAAAATATGATGCACTGAAATAATATAAACGCATGATTTCAGGGAGCTACAGGCAGGCAAGTAATGCTAATGTTACTTTAAACAATagtttaacaaaacaaaataaaaatgcagtaactaataaatacttttaaaaagcGCTTAAACTACATAGCTTCACAGTTTAacctcacattttattttagataAACCTTGTAACACTAACATAGGCAGATGAAATCTACATTTATCCAAATTACTGTTCCCCTGCAGGCTGATATTTCTGACGAAAGTTAACTTTATGGATTTGCTTACTGTCTGCCGAGTACATCCCACCTCTCACCTGAATTACTAAAGCTTGTCAACAGGCGTGTGTACATAGGCACACAAAACCAAAACTGAGAATTTTTGTCCCGGAAGAGTGGAAACAAGACAAAGTGCGGATGTGGTCACATTTACTAAATTTATGCATTCAAATCTTACTtcctttcaataaaaaaaaaacaggggtaACAAATGTCATAATATGCAGTTCAAGACCATACAAACTAACCAGTGTTTTACAAGTTTTAAAGtataactatttaaaaaaaaaaaaaaaaaaaaaaaaaaaaaaaaaaactgtagagaAAATAGAAACATCAGGTAAAGGCATCTACTATATCCTGCTTGTTTTTGTTGAACAAACACATTCATGGATTTTGGAAGTTTCACAGTatcagaacaaaaaaagcattaaacaaGTTCCACTGAGGTTTGTACAGTGCAATTATTACCATCGCTGCTGTACGCTGACTAAGCCTCACACCTAGCAGCAGCTTTGGGGAATGAATTCTTCAGCCTTTAGCTGAGCAGCCAACAAGTGAATCCTGACGGACGCAGCCCtccgcacatctccagtgaagCTACTGTTTTGAGGTAAGAGCTGGCAGCACTGTGCAACAGTGTTCTGAGGAGCTCACGGTTCCATCTCACCACTTTGCGAGTGCGTGTGCCTGAATGGGCCCCGGTCCTGCAAAATGTTCAGCAGCATCATGGGACTACACCTCGGTCTTCTATGTCAAGGTCACCTGCAGGACCTCTGTCCCCCAGAGGGACAAGGTGCATCTGACAGTGCTGCAGGAACACTTGAAGCAACCTGAAGGTCCGCTGGCAGGGCTCGCAGTGGTAGACCCTTGCATCCGATTCAGCCCCCCGAGCCGAGCCCATGGAATGCTGGCACACACTGCAGGATCTGGCCGTATTCATGGGTTGGTGCACCAACTCGTGCTCCCGGAGGGAGGACAGCTGACTGAACACCTCCTCACAGAACGGGCAGGAGTACATCTCCTCCTCGCTGCTCTGAGGCTCGCTCTTCCCTCTGTTGTTTTTCCTGCGCCCGGGCTTCCGATGCACAGTCCGAGACCTCCTGCCTGCTTTGGCGTGTGTGCTGTGGTGCTTCAGAAGGTTGCCACGGCTGCGGTAGGCCTTGTTGCACTGCGAACACCGGAACAGCTTCTTGGCAATTTCCTGTTTGTTGGCCTTGTGGTAGTCCACTTTGTGACACCTCTttctctgcagctgctgttgAGCGTGATGGGCCCGAACATGAGCCCACCTGGGCAGGTGGTGAGAGAACACTTTACTGCAGAAAGGGCAGGGGTGCACCCCTGTTCTTCGTTTCGGCAGAACCGTCACCATCCGGCCACGGTCCCGGGGCCGCGCTGGCCTGCTGTGTTGCTCTTTCCTGTGCAGAAGCAGGCTGGATGTCTGGGAAAAGACCATGTCACAGGAGCGGCAAGGGAACCGTTGCCCCTTGTGGTTCTGTAACCCTGCACCCGTCTCATCTGCCTGTGTACCAAAGCACCGGCGCTTATGCTGGTAGAGCGACGCCGCATGGCAGAAGACCTTCTCGCAGGAGGAGCAAGGGAACTTCTTGCCCCCCTGATTCCAGTACGTTACCTGAGCCAGCTTCCACTCCACGGGGTGGCTCAGTCGCTGGTGACTGGACAAACCCACCTGAGAGTTGAACGTCCTGTGGCATAAGGAGCAAAAATAGGGccttgtgggggaggggggtggggaagCATGGGGTGGTGATGATGAGTCCGTAGGAGATGACAAAGAGGAATGCGCAGGGCCCTGCGGCGTTGTAGGCTGAGCACTGACAGGTAGAACCTGTGAAGTCATGGAGGCGGGATTTGTAGCAGAAGGCTTAGATTGCGACAAAAGGCCTTCGTCATGTTGCGTTGTTGGTGCAGCCGGAGACGCGGTGGATGTCAGCTGAGTGATCTGAGGTTCCTCGGGTTCGGTAGGGTGTTGACAGCCAGCCTGCTGGTGGTGGAGCAGCGCCGGCTTGTGGCTGAACGCTCTCCCACAGGGGGCACAAGCATAAGGTCCCCCACCCTGCAGGTTTCGTCGGTGGCCAAAAAGTCGACCCTCGCTCCTGTCTGAACGGGCTGCATGCTGCCGCGGCGAGCCACCCTGGCTGCTCCACTTGTACCGTGTGGCGGCATGGATGCGGCGGTGCAGGTGCAAGCTGGACAGCAGGGCGAACGATTGGCCGCAGGTGGGACAGCGGTGCGGTTTGCGCAGGGCGTgttctctctgctgatgccGCAGAAGTACGGATATATCGGAAAAGCCACGCCCACACTCCTCGCATTTCATCAGGCCCACAGACATGAGAGGCTTGGAGCTCCGTTGCTCCTCTTGCGGCAATGCGGCACCCCCCACCTTGGCCAGCAGGCTGGTGTTCATAGAGGAATCAGAAACACTGAGTGCAGCTCCTCCAAGGGACCCTGCATCCATTTCTTCCACCCTAAAAATCACAGATGACAATCAGTACATTGACTAGCAAGTGttcaatgcagggttgtgggggGTCAGAGCCTGTGGTAGAAATataaggtgtgaggcagggagCACCTGGACAGGACAGAAATCCAGTGCAACACAATCAAACGCACACTCCCCTTCACGCACACCTACGCACATTACAGCCCGTTTAGACTCAAAATTCacctgtgggagggaaccagagcacctggaagaaacctgtgcaaaaacagggagaacatgaaaaccacACAGTGTGAGCGAGCCTGGAACCCACAGCTCCCACCAGTGATACCCGCTGCGCCCTCGTGCTGTACAAGTAgaaatcaaggtacttaaaaaaaacaagtgaaccCAACGCATTTGAAGTACTACAGTAAGTGGAAAAATGGCAGCTGTGTTTCTGACCCGTAAAGGAGACACTAAGTTCCACTGCTAAAGAAAGATTCACTTATATTTCATTTCCCACCACCGAATCAGTCCAGTCATTCTTTTTTTGCGCCAAAAAAACGCACGTACCGCAACTCGGCGAAATTCACTCCACGTAAAAGAACCGTTTCCCCCGTTTTCGCCGCACACCGACGAGCGCAACTAGGGGAAACTGTTTTCTTCGGTTCCCACGCTCCCTATTCGCTCATTTAGATGCGAACCCACCGcactaatactactactagtactattattattattactatttctactactactaccaccaccaccagctgccctccCACTTCCTCCACGCATTCGCTCAAGCGCTCCGACTTTCGGGAGCACGTGGAGATCATTAAACTGCAATCTTCGTGATTGTACGTGGCTCTCCGCGAAGCGCGTCTCTCGGACCCGGGAACAACGCCTACCACAAGAGCCGCGCTTCACGCACACGCGCAGCGAACCCACGGAAGGTTCGCGCTGATTTCCCGTTCAAAGCTGCCGTCGGGGCTCAGGCACGCGCAGCCTCCGCGGTTTTTAGCCCAGCGGCTAGCTAGTAGCGCTACGCATTGGAACAAAAGTGTGGAGAATTCCATAAGAAAGCAGCAGCCACACGTACGATGCCAGCCGAGTTCACGGCTTTACAGGGTTTCCACTCCAGGCATCTTAGTGCAGTTTAAACACTGAGCAGGCAGAACTTACTGCAGCTTGTCGGTCGCTTCGGACAAGCATGTGTTTGCAGAACAGGTTATCAACTTCTCTTTGCGTTAAAAGTACTACATTTCCCACAAGCCCTTGGCGCCCTCGCAAGTAGCACGTGACTTGGGTGCCCACCATTCGTAACATTCTACACAACTTGAACGTTCTGCGACCATGATCTGTTATAGACTTTATCTCTGTTCAAATTTACATTCTGTCAACATGATATATCCTACGAACCTCATACGTTtacctaatgcttttctctaaaagcgacttacaattatttacagctgggtcattttactggagcagagTAGCTTGCTCAAGCCAAGTAGTAGCTCAGCTGGAagtaggatttaaacctgcgatctttgagtccaaaggcaggagctttAACCATTGTGCTCCCAGTTgtcccatttttttaaaaacaattttgtaAAGTAAACTCGGTGATAATATCGAGACGGAGTGTCCGAGTGATATCTCGTTCATTTAGGTTTAGACTCTGACTGGCTTTTCGGTGTCTGGTTgttcttcagtttcttttcatttacgTTTCCCCGTTTTTCTGTCGTTCATTCTGTAGACCCATATGATATGATATTTGTTTCTTGTTCCATGATTGTTCTTCGCGGTCTTGTTCACACAATCACAATTCTTCTTTTGTCTACTTgttgttcagtgatgtttagtTTTTAACGGTGCGTTTGCGTTCGGAATTGTTCACTCCCTGCTGTTCATTTGCTATTTTGCTGTTCGCTAACTGTTACTATCCGTTCATTTTGCTTTTCACTCAGTTTCGAAATGTCCGTTCAGTGCTTATTGCCAGCCGAGCCGTTATTTGTGAAACTGCCAGTGAAAAAAACCGCAACGCTGCAAGTGAGGCGCAGAGGAAAAGGGGGCGGGGCGGCATAACTGAGCGTGTAAACGTCACTCGTTGCGCTGAGCAGCGATTGGACCATTTATATGTCCGggataatttaattttcagtgccTGCGATCGGCGAAAACAGTACTGTTTATACTCACGTTTGCTTCCGATCAGTTTctgaacaacatttttaaagattgtTTTTGGTAACTCGGAGACATCTGAGCGGTGAGTGTCTCGGCATGTTGTATTATAAGTAAGAGTGTGGAAATCTGAAGATCAGAGTCTGTCCTTTGTCTGTCTGTTCACCGCTCCGCAATGAATGACTTTCCATGACGGAGCGTATATATCATATATCACATCTCACACGAACCGTCACTCGAACGGTCAAATAGCAGAACACAGACGGAGCTCAAATATTAGAGGACTCACCTGTATCCGTATGTCTGTTAGTATGGCCGTTTAACTTGAAACGATGACGTAACATGGACATATAcccgaaggttgttggttcgcaTCCCACTCGCGCCGTAATACCCTTTGTGAAGGTATTTACTTTGCACAGATACGGTCAGGATACCCTGCTGTTCAAACGTGTCAAAATGTGGCTTTGGATAAGGTAAGTGAGAAGTCAATGATAATACATCACCTTTGCCAAAGCGCTCTGTGaatgacataaaaatatatgatgTATATTTTGAACATGAAAGCATTTGCCATGACCCACCACATGCGTCACAACAGCAGTCTTTCAAAAGATCCAAGATGGGTTTTCCTGTTCACTTTGATGACTGTGGCCAGGTATTAAGATAGTGTCCAGTtactggcagcaggtggcgttgtggttagatctaaactgctgcaggaaaaatgtccctgctatataaatgggtaatgcagtgcaagtagcttaaagCTGTACATTAGAGAGAAAAGGCCACAAGAGAACCAAGTGCATGAtgctgtccacacacacacacactcatccccGTAGATTCAGGTACTGTCAGGTTTGCAGTGCGTAATCAGCTGATGATTAAAcacttaataataaaaaaaaaaaaaaaaaaaaaaaaaaaattgttggaaggtgatcaggaatcgtctattaagttttatgcagctactcgtgatgaacatcggttcatatggtggaaagaaacaaactgtacttaagaatcacacgtctgcatctgtgcctctttctcctaatgtaatgcacacactgtattttctctgagatgtatgtcgctttggagaaaagcatctgctaaatgacaaaatgtaaatgtagagcaCTGTGCTGTTGTTCACTCCTCCCTAAGGGTGCAGCACTTGGGAGAATTTGTACAGAATGCAGCCgaggaagggagagaaaaaaaacaagaaaatggcatttttcagttaatacttgtttattattatttattaatttctttatttatttacctgaggCCTTATGCTAAGGTGACATAATTTCTGGAGTGCTTTAGGAGTACTCTCTTTTCTGACAAAACTtgaaaaattcag
Above is a genomic segment from Scleropages formosus chromosome 17, fSclFor1.1, whole genome shotgun sequence containing:
- the LOC108938100 gene encoding zinc finger protein 271, which produces MDAGSLGGAALSVSDSSMNTSLLAKVGGAALPQEEQRSSKPLMSVGLMKCEECGRGFSDISVLLRHQQREHALRKPHRCPTCGQSFALLSSLHLHRRIHAATRYKWSSQGGSPRQHAARSDRSEGRLFGHRRNLQGGGPYACAPCGRAFSHKPALLHHQQAGCQHPTEPEEPQITQLTSTASPAAPTTQHDEGLLSQSKPSATNPASMTSQVLPVSAQPTTPQGPAHSSLSSPTDSSSPPHASPPPSPTRPYFCSLCHRTFNSQVGLSSHQRLSHPVEWKLAQVTYWNQGGKKFPCSSCEKVFCHAASLYQHKRRCFGTQADETGAGLQNHKGQRFPCRSCDMVFSQTSSLLLHRKEQHSRPARPRDRGRMVTVLPKRRTGVHPCPFCSKVFSHHLPRWAHVRAHHAQQQLQRKRCHKVDYHKANKQEIAKKLFRCSQCNKAYRSRGNLLKHHSTHAKAGRRSRTVHRKPGRRKNNRGKSEPQSSEEEMYSCPFCEEVFSQLSSLREHELVHQPMNTARSCSVCQHSMGSARGAESDARVYHCEPCQRTFRLLQVFLQHCQMHLVPLGDRGPAGDLDIEDRGVVP